From Alcaligenes faecalis, the proteins below share one genomic window:
- a CDS encoding copper-binding protein encodes MTWTKRGAALALGTLGVVAGSAYVVVAQAQEASASGEVRRLDAEAGKITIKHGEISDLELPAMTLVYKIDPALLANIKPGDKVKFTAKRDGGDYVVTKISK; translated from the coding sequence ATGACGTGGACGAAACGAGGCGCAGCCTTGGCACTGGGAACATTGGGTGTGGTAGCGGGCTCGGCGTATGTCGTGGTTGCCCAGGCTCAGGAAGCCAGTGCCTCGGGTGAAGTACGCCGTCTGGACGCCGAGGCCGGCAAAATTACCATCAAGCATGGTGAGATCAGCGACCTGGAGCTGCCCGCCATGACATTGGTGTACAAAATTGATCCCGCCTTGCTGGCCAATATCAAGCCGGGTGACAAGGTAAAGTTCACTGCCAAACGTGATGGCGGTGATTACGTGGTCACCAAGATCAGCAAATAG